agagagagagagagagagagagagagaggagagagagagagagagagagacggtagAAGAAAGAGAAGGCTCTTTTGCAGAGCTGTGGTTATAGAGACTGAAGTGAAAGCATTCAACAGCCTAATCCTAGATGTAACAAACACTGCTGCAGAATGAAAATGGAATCATGTAGGTTGGTTCTGCTGGCTCTGCTGCTGCTCCACGCACCCTCTCCTCTGATGCGCCTGTGCTCGCTTCAGAGCCGCGACCAAAGCGTTGGAGAGCGAAGGCTGGGTCTGAAACAGAGGGTTTGGATTCGTGGGAAGCCTGTTGAGAACAACGTTGAAACAGAGCTCGAGAGCTCGGCAATGGAGAGAAGGATGAGCCATTTGTCGACCGAGGGATGTGAAAGGATGAGACTTTAGACATGCCCGTCGGAAAAGATtggattgttttgtttttatttttgttttttgtcttCACTGATCCCAGAGTTGCTGAGAGAGTCTTATTGATCGTTATAACACCAAACCCTTCATTTAGCTTTACAGATTGGGATTCTAAGTTGCAGCAAACGATGGTAGAGATGTTTCCTTTAAGATCAGCAGATGCTGCTTACGGAAAGATCAAATCTATGCTCTCTACTCTTGGTGATACTTTTACTCGGATCATTAGCCCAAAGGTATTGCTTCCTCCATGAATGTGTTCTTTGATGTTGGTTTGGCCTTTAAGACACATCTTGTGACCATGTAGGAGTACCAAAGTTTCAGAATTGGTAGTGATGGGAACCTGTAAGGTGTTGGTCTTTTCATAAACTCAGAACCAGGAACAGGTTACCTGGTTAGTAACAAAACACACATCTTGATGAGACCAACGTAGCATGAAGTAGATAGATGTTGTTTCATGGTAGAGAGATCAATGTAGGTTGTTATGTCTTGCATAGAAGGTAGCCCGCACCTCAAACCATGGACGATTATTTACGGTGCCAAAAGCAAAACGCTTATCACAGTTTCAATGTTTCTTTCTCATACAGCTTAGTTTTGTCTGTCTTTGACCAGATTCGCCTCCCTATTGATGAAGACCGGTGAACACAAAACGTCTAGGAGGTACCATTTCTCACTATAGCATAACTACTTCATTGCTAATCGTAAAGTTAAAATGTTTACCGTATTGTTTGTTATCGGTTACCAATGTGATAGTTATTCTATCATCATTTCAAAAACGAATATGCTTATATTTAAGGCTGTGGGTTTGTCTTGCGTGTTTGCAGAAACTACGACGCGACCCGAGCTTACGCTCTCTCCAAGCTAGCCAACGTTCTCCACACGATAGAGCTTTCCCTGGTTCTCCATGTAATTAGTCATTAAAACCcttttattaactttttttttctaacaatatAATATGACTTCTGACAATTTGACTAATCACTGTATAGAAAATGGATGCTAATGTAACTGCAAACTGTGTTCATTCTGGAATCGTGAGAACGCGTCTCACAAGAGACGGAGACGGCCTCATCActgattttatctttttcttgacCTCCAAGCTTTTGAAGTCCGTTCCTCAGGTATCTTAAGTCAAATCAATACTTGATcgattttcatttataaatcatatatttaaaattatccaaaTTAACGTACGACATCATAAAAATAGCTTACTGATCCTGTTAATTATTTATAGGCAGCAGCAACGACATGCTACGTAGCAGCGAGTCCGAAATTGAGGAACGTGTGCGGCAAATACTTTTCAGAATGTAATGAAGCTCGGACTTCTAAATCCGGATCGTGCAATCATAAAGCTCAGAGACTGTGGACTGCTTCTGAGTTGTTGGTTACTCCACCTTCCACTCCCAATGTCCGAAGTAGCCTTGCAACGTCCTAATTCTGTTTGAGCTTTGactattttcttcattttacaTCTTCCcgtgttgttgtttttttcttcctgcaaaatatatttaattggtTAAGTTTTTTTCCAACCTAAATAATAATGAGGATATGTTTTTGCCATACATACAACTCCTTCACGTAAAAATAAGctttaatatttagaaaataaatttccCCAACTGCAATATTGTTGTTGCAAAGCTTGGAATCCTTGATAAGATTGATAAAGGAGAATCAAAATGAGAGCACAAattcctaccaaaaaaaaaaatgagagcaCAAATATGTTTATAGGG
The window above is part of the Brassica napus cultivar Da-Ae chromosome C3, Da-Ae, whole genome shotgun sequence genome. Proteins encoded here:
- the LOC106412376 gene encoding short-chain dehydrogenase TIC 32 A, chloroplastic-like yields the protein MLFHGREINVGCYVLHRRFASLLMKTGEHKTSRRNYDATRAYALSKLANVLHTIELSLVLHKMDANVTANCVHSGIVRTRLTRDGDGLITDFIFFLTSKLLKSVPQAAATTCYVAASPKLRNVCGKYFSECNEARTSKSGSCNHKAQRLWTASELLVTPPSTPNVRSSLATS